From one Solanum stenotomum isolate F172 chromosome 12, ASM1918654v1, whole genome shotgun sequence genomic stretch:
- the LOC125848034 gene encoding pentatricopeptide repeat-containing protein At3g02490, mitochondrial-like: MRNQQRWLLLLLRHRSLAQPHISRHHINQSPFQVNRSVSTIASSTIHSRTSHMLPYQSLTVRSFSTSELAVEHKDSDQIAVLTGIFSKPNRSNEEIKLDLESNNVTVTHDLVIRALRSFNAAPDAARKFFNWVKENESERLSSKVYNYMLGILGSNGFVKEFWIMVEIMKSKGYGVSRGTFNRAIERFEKEKLSGDLEKLKKLYGSELADNLSEEVCSRVCKLIRGNVWGDDVEKQLRESKFELSSELISMVLEKLECETNKALIYFRWIEESGLFKHNEQTFNAIASVLGREEFSEKFWKLVDEMRTAGFEMEKETYIRVLDNFVKRKMIKDAADLYEFAMVGINKPSSEDCTFLLKKIVVSKELDLELFSKVLRVFTESGNSLTSANLDAILKSLTSVDRFGECNKILKAMEDAGFTPSHNQQRKIAFNLGSGGKDKESNEFMNYIESTVSTPNSKTWTSLIEGYCEAGDLAKASEAFEMMIEKEGSSHAGYALELLVSLHCRKRRAIHAFNLVEKMVNEKELHVWHTTYNFLIGKLLAQRGFEEALDVLHLMKSQDYPPFLDPFIKYLSKTGSADDALEFTAAVTLKKLPSTSVFLNLFEAYFKAGRRSEAQDFLAICPRYIRNHADVLNLFCSKKPQKATATIPVTA; encoded by the coding sequence ATGCGAAATCAACAGCGATggcttctccttcttctccggCACCGTTCTCTAGCTCAGCCTCACATTTCTAGGCACCACATCAATCAATCTCCGTTTCAGGTAAATCGATCTGTTAGTACTATCGCTTCTTCAACTATCCACTCACGTACATCTCACATGCTCCCTTACCAATCACTCACCGTTCGTAGTTTCTCCACATCTGAATTGGCTGTCGAACACAAAGATTCAGATCAAATCGCTGTTTTAACTGGTATTTTCTCTAAACCAAACCGGAGTAATGAAGAAATTAAGCTTGATTTAGAGTCTAATAATGTTACTGTCACGCATGATTTGGTTATAAGAGCGTTAAGGAGCTTTAATGCCGCCCCTGATGCGGCACGTAAGTTTTTTAACTGGGTTAAGGAGAATGAGAGCGAGAGGTTGAGTTCAAAGGTGTATAATTATATGTTGGGGATATTGGGGTCTAATGGGTTTGTCAAGGAGTTTTGGATTATGGTTGAAATCATGAAAAGTAAAGGGTATGGAGTGTCCAGGGGTACGTTTAATCGGGCTATTGAGAGATTTGAGAAGGAGAAGCTGAGCGGCGACCTGGAGAAGCTAAAAAAGTTGTATGGTTCTGAGCTGGCCGACAATTTGAGCGAGGAAGTTTGTTCCAGGGTTTGCAAATTGATTCGAGGAAATGTATGGGGAGATGATGTGGAAAAGCAGCTGCGAGAGTCAAAATTCGAGCTCTCGAGTGAATTGATCAGTATGGTTTTAGAGAAGCTTGAATGTGAAACTAATAAGGCTTTGATATACTTTAGGTGGATTGAAGAGAGCGGTCTATTTAAACACAATGAGCAGACATTTAATGCTATCGCAAGTGTCTTAGGTAGGGAAGAGTTCAGTGAGAAGTTCTGGAAGTTAGTTGATGAAATGAGAACTGCAGGAtttgaaatggaaaaagaaacATATATTAGGGTTCTGGATAACTTTGTTAAGAGGAAAATGATTAAGGATGCCGCAGACTTATATGAGTTTGCAATGGTTGGCATAAACAAGCCATCCTCGGAGGACTGCACTTTTCTATTGAAGAAAATAGTTGTTAGCAAGGAGCTTGATTTGGAATTGTTCTCAAAAGTTTTAAGGGTCTTCACAGAAAGTGGCAATTCATTGACTAGTGCTAACCTCGATGCCATTCTCAAGTCTTTGACCAGTGTTGATAGATTTGGCGAATGTAACAAGATATTGAAAGCAATGGAGGATGCTGGTTTCACACCTAGTCATAATCAGCAGAGGAAAATTGCTTTTAATTTGGGTAGTGGTGGGAAGGATAAGGAATCCAATGAGTTTATGAATTATATAGAATCAACTGTCTCTACTCCAAATTCTAAAACATGGACATCTTTAATTGAAGGATACTGTGAAGCGGGTGATCTGGCTAAAGCTTCAGAAGCATTTGAAATGATGATCGAAAAGGAAGGGTCATCCCATGCTGGGTATGCTTTAGAGCTCTTAGTGTCCTTGCACTGCCGCAAGAGAAGAGCGATTCACGCATTCAATCTTGTTGAGAAGATGGTCAATGAGAAAGAACTACATGTGTGGCATACCACATATAACTTCTTGATAGGAAAATTATTGGCCCAACGAGGTTTCGAGGAAGCTCTGGATGTTCTACATTTGATGAAAAGTCAAGATTACCCACCTTTTCTGGATCCCTTCATCAAGTACCTTTCGAAGACTGGAAGTGCTGATGATGCACTTGAATTTACTGCAGCAGTGACCCTGAAGAAACTTCCATCAACTTCTGTGTTTCTCAATTTGTTTGAAGCATACTTTAAAGCAGGAAGGCGAAGTGAAGCACAGGACTTCCTTGCAATATGTCCGAGATACATTAGGAACCATGCAGATGTTTTGAATCTTTTTTGTTCCAAGAAACCCCAGAAAGCAACTGCCACTATTCCTGTGACTGCATAG